Proteins encoded by one window of Candidatus Stoquefichus sp. SB1:
- a CDS encoding membrane lipoprotein lipid attachment site-containing protein, with amino-acid sequence MKKIIMLLCAMFVLVGCNKEKEKDNDVIDTQTSPTDVQPNPTDKDSDTNEVIEIPSVASIAKKLNMSKKDMNIIEQKKDHLLFCFFSDDFSSSSIIGNHVKELEKDGYQMTLYDGTISSTFVLKKGNQTISITYISALDEWKEVHKDEMNVNAINDNENCVYEIVNQ; translated from the coding sequence ATGAAAAAAATAATTATGTTATTGTGTGCGATGTTTGTTTTAGTTGGATGTAATAAGGAAAAAGAAAAAGATAACGATGTGATAGATACACAAACAAGTCCGACAGATGTTCAACCAAATCCAACAGATAAAGACTCTGACACAAATGAAGTTATTGAAATACCGAGTGTAGCATCTATAGCAAAGAAATTAAATATGTCTAAAAAAGATATGAATATTATTGAACAAAAGAAAGATCATTTGTTATTTTGTTTTTTTAGTGATGATTTTTCATCTTCATCTATTATTGGTAATCATGTAAAAGAGTTAGAAAAAGATGGATATCAAATGACATTATATGATGGAACAATATCGTCTACTTTTGTTTTAAAAAAGGGAAATCAAACAATTTCAATCACATACATCAGTGCATTAGATGAATGGAAAGAAGTACATAAAGATGAAATGAATGTAAATGCAATTAATGATAATGAGAATTGTGTTTATGAAATTGTTAATCAATAG